gaaatgtgctgttttgaaaaacaacgtctctgttcagtgatgacTAGAGTGCCTTGATGTAAATgattactacagtaactgtacatggtacatgtactatgattactaccaacacagatgagctagCATTAAGATCCTGTCTATAGAGACCACCTGTACAGAtaggggtttacggaaaaggctgggcctgggctgtctacccctactgctaaaatagcttttgtcccaatgggctttcgtaggtccaagtagccttaCGTGAtggccagcccaggtagacagcccaggtagacagcccagccttttccgtaaacccgtaCAGATAgaacagattttattggtccctaTAGTGGTCTTCTTGAGCAAATTTAACTGTATTCTTGTTAAATAGAAGCACCAACCTTTCAGTTCACATATGGAATCTGGCAGCTTCTGTAGGTAGTTATCGTGGCATGACAGACGCGACAGCGCCGGAAGCTGACTGATGGAGTCTGGTAGCGTCGTCAGTGCGTTGTACTCCAGACACAGGTCCTGTAATGATGTCAGCTTACTGATGGTGCTGGGCACGGAGGTCAACTGCTGGCCATGGTCCTGTAGATAGAGACATTATCCTTGTAAGAACTTTTAAAGTAAGATTTTAGAGTACTGTGCAACTTTGTGGAGTTTTAAACTTCAATGCATATTTTggaatatctaaatcataactCACTGTTTTAATCACCAAATTTAAGtgagaaaatgtgacaaaaacatATTAATTACAACATTGCCACACTATGTTGTATTTGGAGTGAAAGTACATTGAGATGATATTACTCTAACAGTTCATAACATATACTAAAGCAGAATAAACCAGGATTGCATGTTTCCAGCACCCACCACTCCTAAATCTGCTTGTTGAGATGGActaaaatcccccccccccttgtccAAAAATTAAACGTCAATATATGACACAAAAATGTGACTGAGTACACATTTTTGTATGCTGGCCATTGCCTCTGGAGTTTGCAATTGATTCCATAGGATTTTATTTAGAAATGATAACATTACACCCTATCCAATCAGTCACCTTATTTTTGccaaatcatacttttcataACCCCTTATCATATTACAAGAGGGCCTAGTGAAGTCCAGATAAGACTACATTCTACAGATTGGTGTTATTGCACCAAAGGTGTGCTAATATCTACACCACAGTGACAATTCCTATCTCTACTACACCCCAAGTCTTACCAACAATCCACGGTATGTACTTGACTTCCAAATGCAGAAGATACAAGAAGGAAAACGGTCAAACCAAGACATAAGGAAACCACTTGTAACAATCTCCATTAACTACAAGATTCTTAGAAATCCTGCAAAGTTAactatcttcttcttcttcttcctcggAAGCCCACGTTCATCGTGTTGAACATTATGGCTTTTAAGTACATTAACATTATGACTTCTTCTAGtacaacaataaaataaagaaaaaaacaacacatgacCACTGCatgtcaagaaaaaaagatgtcaaaacTGTAAGATAATAGTTATAAACAGTGCAGTATCATAAAATTAATCTTTTTGGGGAAAAGTGATGACTTATGTGTCTGTATCTGCATCGTAGCGGTTAttgtaaacacacacaaagttcATTCCCCTTTAAATTGTAGAGTGAACTTTGTGAGTGTTTTTAAATGAAACTCTTCTGTAAGCTTTTTTGTTAACactcacctttatccatagggtaacctatatccattgtttccAAAAACAGCATTTAGGGATCTACGGTTGACGGaagatggtttcaaattgcaattatatattgaaaatattgcagtttgtaTTCACTGGTTGTCGTCTTGACAATAGTACCTAAAAAGGCCTGTTTTCAAAGAACAACAGAAAACTGATATAGATATctcatggataaaggtgaactaatgttaagCTCATCTTTTTGCACTTAAGTACAGAACAATGATCATTTCACATGATAACTGTCTACGATACCTATTTCACAGGTATCTTAGCAAACTCTCACCTGTCCAAGGAAGAGCTTCTCCAAGCTTGGTAGGTTGCAGATAGCTTCTGGGAACTTCTCGAAGACGTTTCCGCTCAACCCCAACTCCTTCAGCTTTCTCAAGTTGGCCACCTTGAACAAGAAATATTCATACCTTCAAGAACCAAAGTTATCAACTGAGGACAAATGTGTTCAAAACTTTGAATTTTCTTAGACCTATGATTTCGTAGAGTGAAATTTAGCACAGTAATATACCAGAGTGCCTGCAATTTAAAAAGCTTGTTGCTATGCCCCAAGGTTGTtcatactggctatacagatacagaagctggtgtatgTGTTACGCCAATACTGGccgtacagatacagaatgatacagaaGCCGGTGCGTTGCACTGAAGGGCAGTTGTACTGGCTGtacatatatagatacagaagctggtatgctgcactgaagggcagttatactggctgtacagatacagatatggaagctgatgtgttatacCGAAGGGCAGTTGTACTGGCtgtacagatatagatacagaagctggtgcatGGGATATGCCAAAAGGCAGTTTAATACACTGGCTGTACAgagacagatacagaagctggtgtgttacactaaagggcagttatactgtagagatatagatacagaagctggtgtgttttgaCAAAGACagttacactggctgtataaatacagatacagaagctggtgtgttgcactgaagggcagttataccatcTAATAGTATAAAGATGCAGATACGCATACAGACCTCTTTCGGGATGTGGTACAAGTTGTTATCGTCCATCGCCAGGACCGCCAGATTACCCAGCATGCAAAGGGACACCGGCATCTCCTCAAACCGGTTCTGTGCAAAGTCGACAAACCGCAACCTCTGGAGACGCCCAAACGCTTTCGGCAGCGACTTCAAGAAGTTGCTCTTGGCGTACAACACCTCGAGGTTGACCAGCGCGCCGACTTCCTTCGGGAGTTTCTCGATCTTGTTGTTGCTGAAGTTGACCTCGCGTAGCTTGGCGAGGCGgcagatgtcgggagggatctccTTCACGTGGTTCCCGTGAAGTTCGAGGACCGCGATGTTTCCGAGCGCGCAGAGCTGCACGGGAAGGTGGTGGAAGAAGTTGTTCTGTAGATACACCTGGGATGAGAGGCAGAGGAGAGAACGttattttttgttatttcaagGCTATATCTAACTGTGGTACATGTTATTTCCTTTGCATAATTCAAGTTAACGCTAATTCAcatttatccgtggggtaacctattaaaacaggttatttagggacatcaagttgACAGAAAGTAGTtgcaaaattgtgaaaatataaTTGCAATTTAAAAACACTGCCGTCCGTAGACTGAATAtccttaaatacatgtacatgtatattgaaacaacggatatatgttaccccgtggataaaggtagACACTTCTCTCGTTTTTTTCGTGTACTACCCCAAAATGTGTGACATTCTGTCGttataatctattcattttctaatcagtccaacatcGAGTCCACTAATTTCTTTCAGGTCTGGCTTTTCTGGTCTGGTGCAACAATAACCCACCCCTACTGCcactgtaacagaaacaacaaTGAAACTTGTGCCACAAGGTGAAAAACAATCCTTAACACACCTCTTGGAGGTTGACCAACTGGACGATCTCGTTGGGAAGGTCGTGTAGCTTGTTGCCCTCAAGGTCGAGGGTCGTTAGCGCGGAGAGGGAACACACGTGGACGGGGAGGGTGGAGAAGTTGTTGTTACGGAGGTGGAGCTCCTTTAGTTTGTTCAGTCGGACGGTGTATATGGGGAGATCAACAAGCTGGTTTCCATTCAGACCTGGGTGTAAACAACAAATATCATTACTAgcattcatttatctatttattcatttgttcgTCTATGTCAATCCTATTCATCTTTTGTtgttaaccctctcagcacgagaagccactatcatggctttcccataggacacgagaagccacgatcgtggcttcaggtttaattccggcgggaaattcaaactgactactgtgaaatgggaaattggcagagtctgccaatcaggatgcttgtatctttgaccaaccagaagggatctagcatttgagccctgtttctgaggcctccagcgtgtgttttggcttcagttttctacaggtttatttagtaaatttagcagaaatggagacagtttggtggataattttgttggaggcttacaggagtgatgacagggaaatccttgagggacagcaaggcaaacacccagctgtttttgttgagatcaaatgagctgatatcacagtgtctaatgagttctacatgcatgcttccttgttgtttttcttggggcagaaggaggtccaggtcaggtcagaGAGGTCACTGgtccaaattgacattttatatactctgatacctgtttctctacccaagtcatagtaaatggatttatttgactccctgatatgtggagaacatccagaaaaataatttgccatttagcacaaggcatattcattattttaatagtacaactacaggtgtggggaggggggcacaactgtttattggggtaacatttgtttgtcaacactgaacttatttgaaatcatgctttgatttttagtttttggtcattctaacagcataccagcattgtgtatgtatggttgagtatttctacatggttttatgataaatgacacaaaaaactctagccaaatattttcttttgtgaaactttttttgggagtgatgcaaatgtgtttttgagtggtttccatgacgattgctgtcctcagattgatggtatgatatttattttgcttgttttggaaaggccattctgtgagctttccagcaatatatagttttcctaatctactccttacataacagctgtaataataatacacaaaaagtactaattgacacctgtatagactgaaattatatgtcgtatatggtatacaggaaaaaattttatgacgtgttgagagggttaagAATGATGTGAATCTTGAAGTACTCATAGTAACATCAACTCTTACAATTCAACCAGGTGCAATAATACcgtcacattaaaaaaaattgtgctgGTAACTGGTTATTCCGTTGGCAACTGCTCTGCCtctttgatttaaaattttctttAGCTGAAAGTATTTCTATCTAGTTTTCCtaattatgaaaaaaaggaagtacaagtaattatgtttttctgacattctacttaactTAAAATTTTgttaggttgggtgcaccagtgcacctaattctaaaaatgaatttcgagccctgctaaatGATTCGGCAAGACAACATTACCTAGGATCTCCAGGTTGAGAAGCCATTTCAGGATGTCTTCAGGCACCTGTCCCAGGTGCAGGTTGTGCAGCCGCAGCACCTTCAGCTGCCGCAGCTGTAACAGGTGCTGTGACAGGGAAACAAAAAATGTTCGCAATATGCTTGGTAGCACAAGACACAGTCATACCTGTACTAGACTCTATTATACATAAGGATCACCTGGCCATTAATATGCagtaaaacctgtacaagtgaccacctctacataaggaccacttaGATAACTTTCCCATTGATACAATCAAAAGAGCCCTGTATATAGTGACCACCTATCCACATGGCCCAGAATTTATTGTTCTCACTGTGCAAAAATAGGGCAAAGGTCAACAGTAATACAAAATATTGCTTCTGACTCCAAGGAGTCCAAAAAAATATGAACTATTTGTTGTCCTTTTGTGCCaggctagtactagtacatgatagtacccaggctatacaATGTAAGATTTGTGTGTATCAAATAAGATTTGTGCGCTTCACACAGATAGTAATTTGCACGTTTCAAATAGGATTTGCAAATTTTTGATTTGTGCATTTTTCATAGAATTCCTGCAAATGTTCAAGCACCACTGGAAGAGCTCAGAGATATGATTATCAGTCTAGAATATTGCTTCTCAGAATGGACAAAACGTCACAAAATTGAATGGACAGTTGTCATCAGATTACCAAGACTGTGTCACAATTAAGGTCCGCTCACCTCGAGAGGAATCTTGAACTCAGGGTTATTGCTGACATCCAGACTCTCCAGATGACCTAGCTGCCCGACCTCGGGGGGAAGTGTTTCCAGGTCGTTACCATGGAGATACAGGGTGGTCAGGTTTTTTAAGAGCTAGAGAGTGGGAAAAAAGGACCTTATAACCACCAAGTACAATAGCAGCCTGGGTACTATACGGTTAGTAgctcgctcctatgttcgcttctgctacccgtctgaaGACCTGCACATTTAAACTGgtgttaatgagcaaattaacgATTCAGTTCTAGAGCTCTTGTTCAATGACAACAGGTCCTTCTGCAAGCAGACAGAGGGTGTTTCAGGTGTTGGAACGCAAAAtaacaacagcctgaggagttcaGTGGCCCCCTTATGCAATGAACCCCTTCCTTTGTTTCTATTAAAATGCTCTAAATAAAAGGCATTgcttttagactgaaattatgtgtatgtggctctgaatggcaatactacttacaggtttgtgatagcaaaacctgacAGTGTACTAGGTATTattttttctcatgacatttttttgaaaatgacacaaaatggacAGGGGAATccgagaaaaaaataaaattgttgaggCCTAAAACAAACCTTGATGTTGTCTGGAAGTTCCTTGAGGTGGTTTTTCTCCAGATGCAGCTCTTCCAGGTCTGTTAACTCCCAGAGCCTGTCCGGTAACCCCTCCAACCCGTGCTGCCCCAGGTCCAGGAACAGTAAACGGTCACGTAACTCCGCCGGACGGTCGCGTAGCTCGCCAAACACCCACTGGACCAGCTTTTCGTGCAACATGGTGGGTGTCGGCGCCTCCAGTAACGCTGCAATGTCTGGCGTTGGCGCCTGAATTGCTATGTCTTTCTTGATTATCCTGGAAATCATAATCAAATGTTATCATTACAACTGCCCAAGAAACTGTCATGAACTTATCTGCAGTAGGCCAGAATATGAGTAGACAGTGTCAAGGAAGATATTATTAGAAAACTGGACTTGGAAAAAGCCAACCCCCTTGACAGAGGCAGATGGACAAAAGCAAACAGACCTAAACGACATCCCGGGAACAAAGGATAACCCGGATAGTGAGCGAGTGTGTACCAACAATTCTACACTGGAAGCCACATATTTGTATACTTAATgtaactatatatataatttaaGGGTACTTGTAGAGAATTCTAAAACACCAAACCATTTACCATTCACTTAGTTGTAAAAACAGTCAATGCATAATTGTATAGCCCTTTGTCAAGTATGAATAAAAAGATGATTTTGTACCTTTCATTGCACTgctaaatactgtacatatgcATAGCTACTGCAGAGGCCAGCACCGTAGATATGGCCAAAATGCTTccatacaatatatatacatgcaacATTACATAATATTATTGATGAATAAAActgtcatatactgtaaatgctgaaatgttcacggtagttttatgttcacgtTTTTTGCGGAGGCCCCTTCATCGCAAACTTAAAGCCACCACGAACATTTACCCATCAAAGTATGTGGCTACCATTAactaaaccactgcgaacactccatttttcctCTTACgagaaagtaaatccccgtgaacttaaatgcatttacagcatctAAGGTTTTAATTGTCCATATCTTAAATGAGTTAATGATCATAAAACACTAAGTTGACACAATTAGTTTAATAGCATGAAAGGTGGGTAATTAACCTTTGAAACAATACACGAATGAACATTTTTATCATCCTTGAAAAATGTCAAGCATTTGTTTAGCTAGTTGAGTCTGTAGATTTATTCTAACTATAAAGCAcatatattttctttattgCAACTCTATTTGAGTTTCTATTGTATACGATAGCAAATTATTCATAGATTCTTAGAGAAGCagaaatttcaatttcaaaatgtcaaagttgCCATAGAGTTAGCAAAGTCGTGAAAGGCAACTATAATATTCCGTACGCTCTCATACCATTCGGGTTATGGAGAGGAAACATAAATTTGTCCTTTTTCCTCTCCCGTTTTAGTCCACAAAGCTACCATAGAGCCAACAACACGCCGTGGAAGGCAACCATAAtattccgcccccctcccactcttaCCCCACACACCAACAGTCAACAAACGCGACTAACATTCCGTCACACTTACTTTGGTTCTGGTTTCTCCTCTTCTTTTCCCTTCTTCTTtcccttctttcctttcttccccTTCTCTCCTTTCGGGGACTTTCGTCCTCCTTTCGGACTTTTTGGCGGCATCTTGGAGACGTTTTCTCGCTTAAATCTCAGGGGTCAAAACTTGGCACTAAAACACTGGACGGAAATTCTATAATTTTCAGGACAAATACTTACATTATACTcacattttctacaaaaatTAGAAATATTTCGCACTTTTTATGCCACGTCTGCGAAACCAAAGTTACAATCTACATTGCGTGACCATTTTAAAGGCCAGGAATAAAAGACAGAGGTGACAAAGACGAATATTTGAACAGTCGCTAAGGCAAAACCCTGGCgacggccgccatgttggcccTCACTTCCTGGGCTGCTCATTAGCATATTAATTAGGTTGTTGCTATGGTGAAGGACGCGGTGACGTAGCCGGCTGGGTCATACCATCCAGGTTACGAAGGGGAACGTTAAATCTTTTACCTTTTCATCTACcatttactagtagttaagaaaatatgttttataCGAAGATATGCCGACTGAAACACACAAGAAAGGAAGCCAAAAACTATTTCAAATTGTGCACAAAAATTTAatgacatttatttatttacttattggtttggctgttcgggacacacagccagggctgcccaactagcctatggctattacaaagggctagccctgctgacaaaaaacagagacaatacatatggatttggacaggatacttatcaataacaatttttcgAAGTTCATAAAGGAtaggaatgaaaacaaaatgacatctgGCATCATTATAACCTATTGCTTTGGATACCTGTAACGTTATGATGTTAATCTTGCTTGCTTAAGGCAAGGAGGTGCAAATCAACCTTAAGACGAGTTAATCTACGTAAAAATATATATGCGCTTCGTActttaatataacgttacatacaccATATAgaagtcactcaagcaactggacattaTTTTGGAAAgaatcagacgtttcagatagtactagtatacactatctttcgtcagtggcacttgtagtatccactatcttttgtcagtaacatgttttatacatgttacGTGTCTTGAAACCAATATTAATTGTGTTATATGTTTTATCTTGTTCAGTCACCATGCCTAGCCATTGGTAGCCATACTCATAGCCTTCGGCTAGTTGGATAGCCCTGACTTCATGATCAGATACGGActaacaaataaatcaaattaaattaAAGTAACGAAACAAAGAGTCAGTGTACTAGAAACAATAATATGTGAAAAGTACACGCAATACTAATGTTGTAACACAAAGCTTAGATATTGAACACCGCACTTACGTTTCGAGTGTCCATAACAAGTTAAAACATGTAAAAGACATTAGAAATGTACGAGTACATCAAACAATGGTGACATGTGTGTAACGCTAGattacctttatctgttgggtgacctttatccgttgtttgttttcaaatatgTTTAAACCATATTTTAGCGTTGTCCAGTTGTCAGACTGtgatttaatgttttttttaatcatgcagtttgaaaccgccGTCCGTCGACCtgatccctaaatactctgtcTTTAagaccaacggatataggttaccccgcagataatgTTACATACGAggtgtgtgtacaatgtatagaagtaagctcattaatatttgtAAGCtaggcggtcaggaactaagataagagtgacggttgagacagcagggtacatccagtcAGGCGGTTTCatcgttggatgtccctgcgtacaGGAGGATGCATTGGCCTCGTTTTCGATCTGTCATGGCCGCCATGTTAGATAGGTGTGGATATGCCCTTAGCATTAAGACGTACACGTATATTTCCCCACCTCTGTCTCACTAACATGTCGAGATGTCGCACACCTCCCAACGAGTCCCTggatccgtggtgtagcaccacgGCATGGACTCTATGTCAGGGTTCCTGCAGTAGTTACCTACCAGGTCGTCATGGGGGTAGTTATGTGTTGTCCTGTCGATAGGGGGAAACATCAAAGAGTACATGTATCACCTTTTACACCCTCTAGATAATCTTATTCTTCTATTGTAGAGCTGAATCCGAATCGTAGAAACTCCTCAGTATATACCTCTGCTTAATAGGCCTGCTTTCTCACTCTCTGACGCTacactggtggcagcggtgggatttttctatcatttaatTGTAAGTGGCTTGGTGGCGATTACAAGGTAACTATACTGTTGTATCTCAAACAGATAAGCTCTGGGTACTATCCGCGATATCTCAAACAGGTCGAGAGCAAAAGTACCCCGTTTTGGATAGTTATGCGTTTATTCTATCCCAAACAAGTCGAACAAAATATGGACACCTTGGCGAGTGCGACCAATCTGGATATTACGAGACctacattttcaatatataATGGGACAGACACCTACCTCGTGTGCGCGTGTGGAGACTGGTCGGTCCAGGCCTGGCAGGTCCTCCCGCTACGGGTGACGTTTACTTCACCGCGGTAGTAGTGACCATAGCCGGTGTAGCAGGTCCCTTCAGAAAAGACACACATTATGAAATAATTGCATGGAAAAAAGACAGGGATCTTGAGACAGTTTAGGTCACTATATAAAAGAGCTTACTACTCCGGAAACGCGATGACGATaatgacgtcaggagtgaatcAAATGTGGCAAGAAGGCGGGATCCTCTAGCGTCACGGGTCAGAGAGGGTTCGTGGGGCTGAGCCATGCCGGTGACAGATTCCGTCTTCCTACCACCTTTGATTCACTtctataaaagctccttggttggaACGAAGTATTATGGATTCTACCAACGAAGAAGAGCTTTCTTTTTTAAAGTATTGAATATTTTACATGGTCAACGACAGGCATTTTTAGAAAGTCAATTCATGATGCATTCCTATGGCTTTAAGGGCAAAGTGAGAACTGAATGAAGTCTTCTCAATCTTACGTTCGGCTGTGAAGCACGTGTCTCCTGGCGCAGGCGCTGGCCGAGTCACGGGATCAGATGgttcgccgccattttgattttcagTGCCCTCTTGTCCACCAATTTCTTTCTCGAAAGCCATTTTGTTAACTAGATTGGTGAGTCCCTTCATGTCAGTCAACATCTGCTTCTGCAACTGTCCGATTTGGTCTGCAAACGACACATTTCATTATTATCAATCAGAGAAGATATTCTGAACATCTATATCTTTGGTATAGTGTTTTGCAATTTCTAAATCATCGTTTCTTACTATTATTAAATAGTTAATTGAACGCATGATAAAATACTTACAATTTTTGACCATTCATGTAAATTATTCACGTACATAAAATATGTACTAATTATCATATCAGTATTAAAAACACTATAAATACACATGGCCTAAGACTGGGACTGAGTGGGTTGCAGCATGTTGGACCCAGGGACTGAGGGGGTTGCAGCATTTAGGACTGGACTGAGGGGGTTGCAGCATTTAGGACTGGGCTGAGTGGGTTGTAACACTACCCCCAACAGATGAATATTGATTCGCgagtagatgtcatccatataatcaaatcaacgtggcctaaaaGATCATGAATAATCAACAGATATATTCAAATGCTGTCAAAATACTCAgaggtaaaaaaacaaacgTACTCAACCCGACGGTAATGACGTCATCTTTACTGTCTTCTGGGCATTTTTTGTTCAGCAGGGCTTTCATCTCGGACATCTCCTGTTTCGTCACTTCCGCTTCCGCTGCGATTTTGATGACGTCAGTCAGCGACACCGTTCCCGCCTTGCATACATCCTTCACCAGGTTTGTAGACTTGATGATGATACGCAGATTTGCATATATTAGGGGAATCGAA
This Branchiostoma floridae strain S238N-H82 unplaced genomic scaffold, Bfl_VNyyK Sc7u5tJ_1563, whole genome shotgun sequence DNA region includes the following protein-coding sequences:
- the LOC118408261 gene encoding leucine-rich repeat and IQ domain-containing protein 4-like (The sequence of the model RefSeq protein was modified relative to this genomic sequence to represent the inferred CDS: added 128 bases not found in genome assembly), translated to MPPKSPKGGRKSPKGEKGKKGKKGKKKGKEEEKPEPKIIKKDIAIQAPTPDIAALLEAPTPTMLHEKLVQWVFGELRDRPAELRDRLLFLDLGQHGLEGLPDRLWELTDLEELHLEKNHLKELPDNIKLLKNLTTLYLHGNDLETLPPEVGQLGHLESLDVSNNPEFKIPLEHLLQLRQLKVLRLHNLHLGQVPEDILKWLLNLEILGLNGNQLVDLPIYTVRLNKLKELHLRNNNFSTLPVHVCSLSALTTLDLEGNKLHDLPNEIVQLVNLQEVYLQNNFFHHLPVQLCALGNIAVLELHGNHVKEIPPDICRLAKLREVNFSNNKIEKLPKEVGALVNLEVLYAKSNFLKSLPKAFGRLQRLRFVDFAQNRFEEMPVSLCMLGNLAVLAMDDNNLYHIPKEVANLRKLKELGLSGNVFEKFPEAICNLPSLEKLFLGQDHGQQLTSVPSTISKLTSLQDLCLEYNALTTLPDSISQLPALSRLSCHDNYLQKLPDSICELKALKYLYLHNNLLTALPSDFDFLTTLKELRIDAEKFAYPPADVC
- the LOC118408260 gene encoding uncharacterized protein LOC118408260, with translation MNYMMKTSAICLLLVSVATLTAAAPASEIISTNLVKDVCKAGTVSLTDVIKIAAEAEVTKQEMSEMKALLNKKCPEDSKDDVITVGLNQIGQLQKQMLTDMKGLTNLVNKMAFEKEIGGQEGTENQNGGEPSDPVTRPAPAPGDTCFTAERTCYTGYGHYYRGEVNVTRSGRTCQAWTDQSPHAHTRTTHNYPHDDLVGNYCRNPDIESMPWCYTTDPGTRWEVCDISTC